One Nostoc sp. UHCC 0302 DNA window includes the following coding sequences:
- a CDS encoding DUF6464 family protein, with protein MLRTLLVIAVGFLPSLFSLWVMRKTQLRTRARLRQAAMSFPVVRVRQNERPIESDRYYLEGVGYLIGDISCKFNARSGYIRCAVNPDGPCNGCRYFEPKELAGNEKRA; from the coding sequence GTGTTAAGGACACTTTTAGTGATTGCCGTTGGTTTTTTACCGTCCCTGTTTTCCCTGTGGGTGATGCGTAAAACCCAATTACGGACACGCGCACGGTTAAGACAAGCAGCGATGAGTTTTCCAGTGGTACGGGTACGCCAGAATGAAAGACCTATTGAAAGTGATCGCTACTATCTAGAAGGAGTGGGTTATTTAATTGGCGACATTAGTTGCAAATTTAATGCTCGATCTGGCTATATCCGCTGTGCTGTCAATCCTGATGGGCCGTGTAATGGTTGCCGTTACTTTGAACCCAAGGAATTAGCTGGTAATGAAAAGAGAGCTTAA
- a CDS encoding OB-fold nucleic acid binding domain-containing protein — MVKIVTRKYLGNENVYDIGLERDHNFVIKNSLIASNCFNKSHSTAYGYVTYQTAYLKANYPLEYMAALLTANSGDTDKVQRYITNCTNMGIPIDPPDINRSGVDFTPTAGKILFGFSAVRNVGQNAIACILSARNETGEFKSLADFCDRVDLRAVNRRTLESLIYCGAFDKLEPNRQQLINDLELVYDWAQSRAKDRASGQGNLFDLLGGGFSSANNKRANNAFEIAPKAKPVMDFPPQEKLRMEKELLGFYVSDHPLKSLRQIVPLLTPINLSQLGEQREDIKLCAVVMLNGVKKVVTKKGDSMAILQIEDLTTQSEAVVFPKTYERISSLLQVDTRLIIWGKVDRRDEQTQFILEDAEPVETVQMVMVELNPQQAGNIEELHRLKTILQEQSGDKEKAKMPIIGIVQTENSRKLVRLGWQFCVQDSRITVQALQNARFSAHIKPLISSQSQ; from the coding sequence ATGGTTAAAATAGTCACCCGTAAATATTTAGGCAACGAGAATGTCTACGATATTGGCTTAGAACGCGACCATAATTTTGTTATCAAAAATAGTTTAATAGCTTCTAATTGTTTCAATAAATCCCATTCTACTGCCTATGGATATGTAACTTATCAAACAGCATATTTAAAAGCTAATTATCCATTAGAGTATATGGCGGCACTGTTAACAGCTAACAGTGGCGACACAGATAAAGTGCAGAGATATATTACTAACTGCACGAATATGGGGATTCCAATAGATCCGCCTGATATTAATCGCTCTGGTGTAGATTTCACGCCAACAGCAGGAAAAATTTTATTTGGATTTTCAGCGGTGCGTAATGTAGGCCAGAATGCGATCGCCTGCATTTTGTCAGCGAGGAATGAGACAGGAGAGTTTAAATCACTCGCTGATTTTTGCGATCGCGTCGATTTACGCGCTGTTAATCGCCGTACTTTGGAGTCATTGATTTACTGTGGAGCTTTTGACAAACTTGAACCGAACCGCCAACAGTTAATCAATGACTTAGAGCTAGTGTATGACTGGGCGCAATCCCGTGCTAAAGACAGGGCTAGCGGTCAAGGAAATCTTTTTGATTTATTAGGAGGTGGATTTTCTTCCGCTAATAATAAGAGAGCAAATAATGCTTTTGAAATAGCTCCTAAAGCTAAACCTGTTATGGATTTTCCCCCACAAGAAAAATTGCGGATGGAAAAAGAATTATTGGGCTTTTATGTATCAGATCATCCATTAAAATCTTTAAGGCAAATAGTACCTCTCTTAACTCCAATTAACCTTTCGCAACTTGGTGAACAAAGAGAAGATATAAAACTTTGTGCAGTTGTCATGTTAAATGGTGTCAAAAAAGTGGTCACCAAAAAAGGTGACTCAATGGCAATTTTGCAAATAGAAGATTTAACCACACAATCAGAAGCTGTAGTATTTCCCAAAACTTATGAACGTATTAGTTCTTTGCTGCAAGTAGATACCAGATTAATTATTTGGGGGAAAGTAGACCGACGAGACGAACAAACCCAATTTATTCTTGAAGACGCAGAACCAGTTGAAACAGTACAGATGGTAATGGTGGAATTGAATCCTCAACAAGCCGGAAACATTGAAGAACTACATCGCTTGAAAACAATTTTACAAGAACAGTCAGGTGATAAAGAAAAGGCAAAAATGCCGATTATCGGAATTGTACAAACTGAAAATTCTCGCAAACTTGTGCGCTTAGGTTGGCAATTTTGTGTACAAGATTCTAGAATTACCGTCCAAGCTTTGCAAAACGCCAGATTTTCTGCCCATATCAAACCGTTGATTAGTAGCCAAAGTCAGTAG
- the gatA gene encoding Asp-tRNA(Asn)/Glu-tRNA(Gln) amidotransferase subunit GatA — protein MASIRELHEQLIKKERSAVEITQEALERIQALEPKLHSFLYVTAEQALEQARAVDGKIAAGEEIGILAGIPIGVKDNMCTKGIPTTCASRILENFVPPYESTVTQKLADSGAVMVGKTNLDEFAMGGSTENSAYQVTANPWDLSRVPGGSSGGSAAAVAADECVVALGSDTGGSIRQPASFCGVVGMKPTYGLVSRYGLVAYASSLDQIGPFAQTVEDAAILLSAIAGYDPKDSTSLKVDIPDYAASLKPDLKARGKIRIGVIKETFGEGLDSVVEQAVTKALEQLQHLGAEIDVVSCPSFRYGVPSYYIIAPSEASANLARYDGVKYGLRAPDADNLLSMYTRTRATGFGAEVKRRIMIGTYALSAGYYDAFYLKAQKVRTLIKQDFQKAFQKFDVLVSPTAPTTAFKAGEKTTDPLSMYLVDLMTIPVNLAGLPGLSVPCGFDDQGLPIGLQLIGNVLREDQLFQVAYAYEKSTSWHLRKPQIS, from the coding sequence ATGGCATCCATCCGCGAGTTGCACGAACAGCTAATAAAAAAAGAACGTTCTGCCGTTGAAATTACCCAAGAAGCTCTAGAGCGCATTCAAGCTCTAGAGCCGAAATTGCACAGTTTCTTGTATGTGACAGCAGAACAAGCATTAGAGCAAGCTCGTGCTGTGGATGGCAAAATCGCTGCTGGAGAGGAAATTGGCATCCTTGCAGGGATTCCCATTGGCGTTAAAGACAATATGTGTACTAAGGGTATTCCTACTACCTGCGCCTCACGAATTTTAGAAAATTTTGTGCCGCCTTATGAATCAACCGTGACGCAAAAACTGGCGGACTCTGGAGCGGTGATGGTAGGCAAAACTAATTTAGACGAGTTTGCAATGGGTGGTTCCACAGAAAACTCTGCTTACCAAGTCACGGCTAATCCTTGGGATTTGTCACGGGTTCCGGGTGGTTCTTCTGGGGGATCTGCCGCAGCCGTAGCGGCAGATGAATGCGTTGTTGCCCTTGGTTCTGATACTGGTGGTTCGATTCGGCAACCTGCATCTTTTTGTGGTGTAGTGGGGATGAAACCGACTTATGGCCTAGTTTCTCGTTATGGTTTAGTGGCTTACGCTTCATCTTTAGATCAAATAGGGCCATTTGCCCAGACAGTAGAAGATGCTGCGATATTATTGAGTGCGATCGCAGGTTACGATCCCAAAGACTCTACCAGCCTGAAAGTAGATATTCCTGACTACGCCGCTAGCTTAAAACCAGACCTCAAAGCCAGAGGAAAAATCAGAATCGGTGTAATTAAAGAAACTTTTGGTGAAGGCTTAGACTCCGTAGTCGAACAAGCTGTTACCAAAGCACTGGAACAACTACAACATTTGGGAGCAGAGATTGATGTAGTTTCCTGTCCCAGTTTCCGCTATGGCGTACCTAGCTATTACATCATCGCCCCATCGGAAGCCTCAGCTAACCTAGCCCGTTACGATGGTGTTAAGTATGGGTTGCGTGCGCCTGATGCAGACAATCTACTATCTATGTACACTCGTACTCGCGCTACTGGTTTTGGAGCAGAAGTCAAACGCCGAATTATGATTGGAACCTACGCCCTTTCGGCTGGCTATTATGATGCCTTTTATCTGAAAGCTCAAAAAGTCCGCACTTTGATTAAACAAGACTTTCAAAAAGCTTTTCAAAAATTTGATGTACTAGTCTCTCCTACCGCTCCCACTACAGCTTTCAAGGCAGGAGAAAAAACTACAGATCCGTTGAGTATGTATTTAGTTGACTTAATGACTATTCCCGTTAACCTTGCTGGTTTACCAGGATTAAGCGTACCTTGTGGCTTTGATGATCAAGGGCTACCGATTGGATTGCAACTAATTGGCAATGTACTTAGAGAAGACCAACTGTTTCAAGTGGCTTATGCTTATGAGAAATCTACCTCTTGGCATCTACGTAAACCGCAAATATCTTGA
- a CDS encoding helix-turn-helix transcriptional regulator: MTRLNEVQVKQFQEISTKLQQVRQEKSIRIEEIAAQTLIRPAILLALEEGRYEELPELVFVQGFIRRYADALGLDGSALTQSLKSNVFCLDTNCKNQNLDRKSVLHIPLFITYGLLLAAASAGLFYTHNPQVTSESLTPQLNEQQSMVNSNQERIIDN; the protein is encoded by the coding sequence GTGACGCGCTTAAATGAAGTTCAAGTAAAACAGTTCCAGGAAATCAGTACAAAGCTGCAACAAGTAAGACAAGAAAAATCCATACGTATAGAAGAAATAGCGGCTCAGACACTTATTCGACCAGCTATTTTGCTAGCTTTAGAAGAAGGGCGATATGAAGAATTGCCTGAGCTTGTTTTTGTTCAAGGATTCATCCGTCGCTACGCAGACGCCTTGGGCCTGGATGGAAGTGCTTTAACACAGAGCCTTAAAAGTAATGTTTTCTGTCTAGATACTAATTGTAAAAATCAGAATTTAGACAGAAAATCAGTTTTACACATACCTCTTTTTATTACCTATGGATTATTGTTAGCGGCTGCGTCTGCCGGGCTATTTTATACACATAATCCACAAGTTACATCCGAATCTTTGACTCCACAACTCAACGAGCAACAGTCAATGGTCAATAGCAATCAAGAACGAATAATTGACAATTAA
- a CDS encoding alpha/beta fold hydrolase, with protein MQVLFKLLLWAGTVVAIAYSAICLFLLIQQPRFIFFPSAVIEKTPELFNLTYEEVWLPVPVKTGKVEHIHGWWIKAKQPNAKTLLYLHGNGINIGANIAHTNRFYQLGFSVLLIDYRGYGRSQGIFPNEKRVYQDAATAWKYLVQQRQIPAKQIFIYGHSLGGAIAIDLAVKYPDAAGLIVESSFTSIRDLVTYQNIFWMFPVDLILTQRFESIKKVPELKMPVLFIHGAVDSTVPAFMSEKLYAKAIAPKQLFLVSGANHNDTAVVGGLQYVQKIESFIQQVQGCRYLNF; from the coding sequence ATGCAAGTATTGTTTAAACTGCTACTTTGGGCAGGGACAGTTGTAGCGATCGCTTACTCTGCTATCTGTCTCTTTCTGCTTATTCAACAACCTCGGTTCATCTTTTTTCCCTCTGCCGTGATTGAAAAGACACCAGAGTTGTTTAATCTTACTTACGAAGAGGTATGGTTACCTGTGCCAGTTAAAACTGGTAAGGTAGAACATATTCACGGTTGGTGGATAAAAGCAAAACAGCCTAACGCCAAAACATTACTGTACCTGCACGGAAATGGGATTAATATTGGTGCAAACATAGCTCACACTAACCGATTTTATCAATTAGGATTTTCGGTCTTGCTGATTGATTACCGGGGTTACGGCCGCAGTCAGGGTATCTTTCCAAATGAAAAGCGGGTTTATCAGGATGCAGCTACAGCTTGGAAATACTTAGTGCAGCAGCGACAGATTCCAGCCAAGCAAATTTTTATTTACGGTCATTCTCTGGGAGGAGCAATAGCTATTGATTTAGCAGTTAAATATCCAGATGCCGCTGGGCTAATTGTCGAAAGCTCTTTTACCTCTATCCGAGATTTAGTAACATATCAGAATATTTTTTGGATGTTTCCTGTCGATTTGATTCTGACACAGCGATTTGAATCTATCAAAAAAGTGCCAGAGCTGAAAATGCCAGTTTTATTCATTCATGGCGCTGTTGATTCGACTGTACCCGCTTTCATGAGCGAAAAACTTTACGCCAAAGCTATTGCACCAAAGCAACTATTTTTAGTTTCAGGAGCAAATCATAATGACACAGCAGTTGTTGGCGGTTTGCAATATGTGCAAAAGATAGAGTCTTTCATCCAACAAGTGCAAGGTTGCAGGTATTTAAATTTCTAA
- a CDS encoding helix-turn-helix domain-containing protein: MTMTPVYLLSIPGNPEIKISEDELRSPKEQCQKQSLLGEIEAELHQSKAYRHALASLQDLLGFSSEQLNILLKVVGREAINIAFQRFTQNEQTVADIKQQVDITVSPSLEQEKPSSVASDKLYLNPTSANTSDGNLPLESQVLANTPQNSINELKNRTSARLIKWLKPKKQPSTTTEITKQIVVAEQRLETMRQIGAKLRQARESQRISLRQLNIYTHLSIYQMEAIENGKLDLLPEDIFVRGFIRVMGNALKLDGTALAASLPVPEKVKSVLPSRYQSQNTSKGLDLTIKPMHLYVSYTALVAGAMGGLTLISQQAYSDKTLNSDVVTLPSSTISKSPDKTNVTTKPGIKSSSAGISVGTDIAPPESL, from the coding sequence ATGACGATGACACCTGTATACTTGCTATCTATTCCAGGAAATCCTGAGATTAAAATATCTGAAGATGAATTGCGATCGCCTAAAGAGCAGTGCCAAAAGCAATCACTACTAGGTGAAATAGAAGCTGAACTACATCAGAGTAAAGCTTATCGCCATGCTTTAGCTAGCTTGCAAGATTTGCTAGGCTTTTCATCTGAACAACTGAATATTTTGTTGAAAGTAGTAGGCAGAGAGGCAATTAATATAGCATTTCAGCGATTTACACAAAATGAACAAACGGTTGCAGATATTAAGCAACAAGTAGATATTACTGTTTCACCAAGTCTTGAACAAGAAAAACCCAGCAGCGTAGCAAGCGATAAACTATATTTAAACCCAACGTCTGCAAATACTAGCGACGGCAATTTGCCGTTAGAATCTCAGGTGTTAGCGAATACACCTCAAAATTCAATAAATGAGCTGAAAAATAGGACTTCAGCAAGACTTATAAAATGGCTCAAGCCAAAGAAGCAACCTTCTACAACAACTGAAATAACTAAACAAATAGTAGTAGCCGAACAACGTTTGGAAACTATGCGTCAAATCGGTGCAAAATTACGCCAAGCTCGTGAGTCTCAGCGTATTTCTCTGAGACAGCTTAACATTTATACTCACTTATCAATCTATCAAATGGAGGCTATAGAGAATGGCAAGTTAGATTTATTGCCAGAGGATATCTTTGTTCGTGGCTTTATTCGGGTGATGGGAAATGCTTTAAAACTAGATGGCACAGCTTTGGCTGCTTCTTTACCAGTACCTGAGAAAGTTAAATCAGTTTTGCCTTCTAGGTATCAGTCTCAAAATACTTCCAAAGGATTGGACTTGACAATCAAGCCAATGCATCTATATGTGAGCTATACAGCGCTTGTTGCTGGGGCGATGGGAGGATTGACATTGATATCACAGCAAGCATATTCTGATAAAACACTTAATTCAGATGTAGTTACTTTGCCTTCTTCAACTATTTCTAAGTCACCTGATAAAACTAACGTAACTACTAAACCAGGGATTAAGTCTAGCAGTGCGGGTATTAGTGTAGGAACAGATATTGCTCCACCAGAATCACTCTAG
- a CDS encoding TetR/AcrR family transcriptional regulator, whose product MKQPRDYSLRVTLNQSELSLLKDESERQGVPMTAVIRQLIRTKISPDINSPSIELQDELPSLPNIQYTSKPEQILQGAMQEFLQHGYADTSMERIAATSGVSKQTLYSYFRDKEGLFTALIERIVSERFEFLFSSQMLEGEPKVVLQELAISLLNQILKDQKYISFIRLVFAESGRFPNLAQTFIRNGFKVGIVTLTQYLASHPELKISDLEATARIFAGTVMSYVITMEVLHGKEVMPMESDRLINTLVNLVIPQV is encoded by the coding sequence ATGAAACAGCCAAGAGATTACAGCTTGAGAGTCACACTCAATCAAAGTGAGCTTTCTTTACTCAAGGATGAGTCAGAACGTCAGGGAGTACCAATGACTGCTGTAATCCGCCAGTTGATTCGCACTAAAATCAGCCCAGATATTAATTCTCCAAGCATTGAGTTGCAGGACGAACTACCTTCATTACCCAATATTCAGTACACGAGCAAGCCTGAACAGATATTACAGGGAGCAATGCAGGAGTTTCTCCAGCATGGGTATGCAGATACCAGCATGGAGCGAATAGCCGCAACCTCTGGAGTATCAAAGCAAACCCTGTACAGCTACTTTCGAGACAAAGAAGGACTATTCACAGCCTTAATAGAGCGAATAGTGAGCGAACGGTTTGAGTTTTTATTTAGTTCCCAAATGCTAGAAGGGGAACCAAAAGTGGTATTGCAAGAGTTAGCAATAAGTTTGCTCAACCAAATATTGAAGGATCAAAAATATATCTCTTTCATCCGCTTAGTGTTTGCGGAATCGGGGCGTTTTCCTAATTTAGCGCAAACGTTTATTCGCAATGGCTTTAAAGTTGGGATTGTGACTCTAACTCAATATTTAGCTTCTCATCCAGAACTAAAGATTTCTGACCTAGAGGCAACAGCACGGATTTTTGCCGGGACTGTGATGTCATACGTCATAACGATGGAAGTACTTCATGGCAAAGAAGTGATGCCAATGGAAAGCGATCGCTTAATTAATACTCTGGTTAACCTCGTTATTCCCCAGGTTTAA
- a CDS encoding HlyD family efflux transporter periplasmic adaptor subunit — MAQSLSPPQEPIDSSESAKQKRKLSPRLLILLVLLLAGIGISIWYFLSSNSETNVLRVSGRLEGYETDIGAKVAGRIESVAVREGDEVHKNQVIVQLDDAEIQAQLQGAAARLDSMKKEEEQARLQINLLQSQILENQLNLQQARGDAKGQIFQAESSVASSQAQLDQAIAQAEQAKSELKLAQINRDRYEKLVGDGAVTKQQFDQAQTSFETAFATLKSRQAAVASARKLVNSAQGQLTQAQSTGLNPSIRNAQLAGLRTQLAQTRLKLAAAQANVANAKASQQETKSKIADLKVISPIEGVVVSRSVEPGAVVTTGKTLLTVINPNTVYLRAFIPQGEIGKLRVGQEAQVFLDSAPKQPLSAKIAAVDTQASFTPENIYFQQDRVKQVFGVKITIDNPGGLAKPGMPADAEIGIAPTR, encoded by the coding sequence ATGGCTCAGTCACTTTCGCCACCTCAAGAACCTATTGATAGTAGTGAATCAGCCAAACAAAAGCGCAAATTGTCTCCCAGGTTGCTAATTTTGTTGGTCTTACTATTAGCAGGAATTGGTATATCAATCTGGTATTTTCTCTCATCAAACTCAGAAACTAACGTTTTACGGGTAAGCGGTCGACTTGAAGGCTACGAAACTGATATTGGCGCGAAAGTTGCAGGGCGAATCGAGTCTGTAGCAGTGCGGGAAGGAGATGAAGTTCATAAAAATCAAGTGATTGTTCAGCTGGATGATGCAGAGATTCAAGCACAACTTCAGGGTGCGGCTGCTCGTTTAGATTCCATGAAAAAAGAAGAAGAACAAGCACGGCTGCAAATTAATCTTTTACAAAGCCAGATTTTGGAGAATCAGCTGAATTTACAACAAGCGCGGGGAGATGCCAAAGGACAGATTTTTCAGGCAGAGTCATCGGTAGCTTCATCACAGGCGCAATTAGATCAAGCGATCGCTCAAGCAGAACAAGCCAAATCTGAGTTGAAACTAGCGCAAATAAATCGCGATCGCTACGAGAAATTAGTAGGCGATGGAGCTGTCACCAAGCAACAATTTGACCAAGCTCAAACTAGCTTTGAAACTGCTTTTGCCACCCTCAAATCACGTCAAGCAGCAGTAGCTTCGGCTCGGAAATTAGTTAATTCTGCACAAGGTCAATTGACACAAGCCCAAAGCACAGGGTTAAATCCTTCCATTCGCAACGCCCAGCTAGCAGGGTTACGTACCCAATTGGCACAGACGCGCTTAAAACTAGCAGCAGCTCAAGCTAATGTCGCCAATGCTAAAGCCTCTCAGCAAGAGACTAAATCTAAAATTGCCGACCTCAAGGTTATCAGTCCGATTGAAGGCGTAGTTGTCAGTCGGAGTGTAGAACCAGGAGCCGTTGTTACCACTGGCAAAACCCTGCTGACAGTGATTAATCCCAATACAGTTTATTTGCGTGCTTTTATCCCTCAAGGAGAAATTGGCAAGCTGCGAGTCGGTCAAGAAGCTCAGGTCTTTCTAGATTCAGCCCCTAAACAACCCCTCAGCGCCAAAATTGCTGCCGTTGATACCCAAGCATCTTTTACCCCTGAGAACATTTATTTCCAGCAAGACCGAGTTAAACAAGTTTTTGGCGTCAAAATCACCATCGATAACCCCGGTGGATTAGCCAAACCAGGAATGCCGGCAGATGCTGAGATTGGTATTGCACCAACAAGGTGA
- a CDS encoding ATP-binding cassette domain-containing protein, translating into MTNVVVNVENLFKRYGKLVAVKGIDFAVKQGEIFGLIGPDGAGKTTTFHILGGVMEASAGNIQVLGKLPRDARLAIGYLTQQFSLYLDLSIDENLRYTAGLHEVADKLFWQRRHKYLRLMSLEKFGDRLAGRLSGGMKQKLALCCALISQPEILLLDEPTTGVDPVSRREFWDVLAAIAAEGVTIVVATPYLDEAERCDRIALMYEGEIQQIGTLSQLRESLGLQRLEVRTNHIEAAEQALHKATNSKQTSIIDVQTFGDRLDVLVKDAAIASRVIETIFTQQQLQLDSIQTADATLENVFVSRLRAAGNDPEFIPFPRARKGIGDWGLGTRDTSLREAAPTTGSVHRWGLKGQGKQEVQGRIIKEIPLSPLNPQFQVTNPQSPIPNPQFPISNPSPIAIGANQLRKVFGNFQAVKGVDLEVRYGEIYGLLGANGAGKTTTIKILCGLLEPTSGKISLAGQTQNLRSRNVRQRIGYMSQKFTLYDDLTIIQNLEFYCGVYGVPTRLRRTKIDWVLTTCGLVGRENLLTGQLPGGWKQRVAFGASVMHEPEILFLDEPTSGVDPLARRQFWRLINEFARSGTAVLVTTHYLEEAEQCNRMGFMVAGEVVAQGSPSEIKASQPGQLIEVVIDKTQNASNLLKTHLAPWRVSIFGDRLHLVLDHPDTEIPFIRSILQTEGINLYSLRPIPFSLEDSFIGIVQRTEEKEEK; encoded by the coding sequence ATGACAAACGTCGTAGTTAATGTCGAGAATTTATTCAAACGTTATGGCAAATTAGTCGCCGTTAAGGGAATAGATTTCGCCGTCAAGCAGGGAGAAATATTTGGTTTAATTGGCCCTGATGGTGCAGGGAAAACTACTACATTCCACATTTTAGGTGGAGTGATGGAAGCATCTGCTGGTAATATCCAGGTTTTAGGAAAACTACCCCGCGATGCTCGTCTAGCCATAGGTTATCTGACACAGCAATTCTCACTGTATCTTGACCTAAGTATTGATGAAAATTTACGTTACACTGCTGGATTGCATGAAGTTGCAGACAAGCTTTTTTGGCAGCGTCGCCATAAATATCTGCGATTAATGAGTTTGGAGAAATTTGGCGATCGCTTAGCTGGACGCCTCTCTGGTGGGATGAAGCAGAAATTAGCTTTGTGCTGTGCGTTGATTTCCCAACCCGAAATTCTTCTGTTAGATGAGCCGACTACAGGAGTTGACCCCGTATCGCGGCGAGAATTTTGGGATGTCCTAGCCGCCATTGCAGCGGAGGGAGTGACGATAGTTGTAGCAACACCTTATTTGGACGAAGCAGAAAGATGCGATCGCATTGCTTTAATGTATGAGGGAGAGATTCAGCAAATTGGTACTCTTTCTCAGTTGCGAGAGAGTCTAGGTTTACAACGATTAGAAGTTCGGACTAATCACATCGAAGCCGCTGAACAAGCATTACACAAAGCGACAAATAGTAAACAAACATCAATCATCGATGTGCAGACCTTTGGTGATCGCTTGGACGTACTAGTTAAAGATGCTGCGATCGCTTCGAGAGTAATTGAAACAATTTTTACTCAGCAGCAACTACAACTTGACAGCATTCAAACTGCTGACGCCACCTTAGAAAATGTTTTTGTCAGTCGCTTGCGTGCAGCTGGTAACGACCCAGAATTTATTCCTTTTCCTCGTGCAAGAAAGGGGATTGGTGATTGGGGACTGGGTACTAGGGACACTTCTCTACGAGAGGCTGCGCCAACGACAGGTTCAGTGCATCGCTGGGGGTTAAAAGGGCAAGGTAAACAAGAGGTACAAGGAAGAATTATTAAAGAAATTCCCTTGTCTCCTCTCAATCCACAGTTCCAAGTCACCAATCCCCAGTCACCAATCCCCAACCCCCAATTTCCAATCTCCAATCCCTCACCTATCGCTATTGGTGCAAATCAACTGAGGAAAGTTTTTGGCAACTTCCAAGCAGTTAAAGGTGTAGATTTGGAAGTTCGTTATGGTGAAATTTACGGTTTACTTGGAGCTAATGGTGCAGGAAAGACAACTACGATTAAGATTCTCTGTGGCTTATTAGAACCAACATCCGGCAAAATTTCTTTAGCAGGACAAACCCAGAATTTACGTAGCAGAAATGTGCGCCAGCGTATTGGCTACATGAGCCAAAAATTTACCCTCTACGATGATTTAACTATTATCCAGAATCTGGAATTTTACTGTGGGGTTTATGGTGTACCAACTCGTTTGCGTCGCACCAAAATTGACTGGGTACTTACAACCTGTGGCTTAGTCGGTAGAGAAAATCTGCTCACAGGACAACTACCAGGAGGATGGAAGCAACGAGTGGCTTTTGGTGCTTCTGTAATGCATGAACCAGAAATCTTGTTTTTAGATGAACCGACATCAGGAGTAGACCCTTTAGCACGTCGTCAGTTTTGGCGGTTAATTAATGAGTTTGCCAGATCGGGTACAGCAGTGCTGGTAACTACCCATTATCTAGAAGAAGCAGAACAATGCAACCGTATGGGATTTATGGTTGCGGGTGAAGTGGTAGCACAGGGTTCACCTAGTGAAATTAAAGCTTCTCAACCTGGTCAGTTAATCGAAGTAGTGATTGATAAAACTCAAAATGCCTCAAATTTACTTAAAACTCATTTAGCACCGTGGCGAGTGTCAATTTTTGGCGATCGCTTACACCTTGTTCTCGATCATCCTGACACAGAAATTCCTTTTATCCGCTCTATTTTACAAACAGAAGGGATAAATCTTTACTCTCTACGGCCTATTCCCTTTTCCCTTGAAGATTCATTTATTGGTATTGTGCAACGCACTGAAGAAAAGGAGGAGAAATAA